One Streptomyces coeruleorubidus DNA segment encodes these proteins:
- a CDS encoding carboxymuconolactone decarboxylase family protein, whose protein sequence is MTTHTPDTTTVEYAPEQPARLEWAKHAPEVYKAMVRLEMAARQGLDHRLYELVKIRASQINHCAFCIDMHTKDALATGESLERIVQLSAWDESRHFYTAKELAALELTEAVTVLTDGFVPDEVYENAARHFEEAELAQLIAAITAINAWNRFGVTCRMAPGHYQPGQYK, encoded by the coding sequence ATGACGACGCACACCCCTGACACGACGACCGTGGAGTACGCCCCCGAGCAGCCCGCCCGCCTGGAGTGGGCCAAGCACGCGCCCGAGGTCTACAAGGCGATGGTCCGGCTGGAGATGGCCGCCCGGCAGGGCCTCGACCACAGGCTGTACGAGCTGGTGAAGATCCGCGCCTCCCAGATCAACCACTGCGCCTTCTGCATCGACATGCACACCAAGGACGCCCTCGCGACGGGCGAGAGCCTCGAGCGGATCGTGCAGCTCAGCGCCTGGGACGAGTCGCGGCACTTCTACACCGCGAAGGAGCTCGCGGCCCTGGAGCTGACGGAGGCCGTGACGGTCCTGACGGACGGGTTCGTGCCGGACGAGGTGTACGAGAACGCAGCCAGGCACTTCGAGGAGGCCGAGCTGGCGCAGCTGATCGCCGCGATCACGGCGATCAACGCCTGGAACCGGTTCGGGGTGACCTGCCG
- a CDS encoding PLP-dependent aminotransferase family protein produces MAEQWATLGIDLHLEPTGPGLRRGLTDALREAVRSGRLASGTRLPSSRALAADLGIARNTVADAYTDLVAEGWLTARQGSGTRVADRRVVPPAGTAPHPRERTRPAYDLRPGSPDLASFPRAQWLKAARRALTAAPHHALDYGDPRGRPELRAALAGYLSRVRGVRADPERIVICAGSAHGLKLLGTALRARGARTVAVESYGLDVHFRLLAASGLHTVPLPFDRLGTDPGALSAADAVLLTPAHQFPMGVPLHRDRRAAVVDWARRTGGLVLEDDYDGEFRYDRQPVGALQGLDPDRVVYLGTASKSLAPGLRLAWMVLPPDLAKETAAAKGGVDTCGVLDQLTLAEFLTSGAYDRHVRASRLRYRRRRDALVAAVAARACRARVTGIAAGLHVLLRLPPGTERSVLQAAHWQGLAVHGLTRYRHAASVVEPADALVVGYGTPPDHAWSGALDALCAVLPG; encoded by the coding sequence ATGGCGGAACAGTGGGCCACTTTGGGCATCGACCTGCACCTGGAGCCGACCGGCCCGGGCCTGCGCCGCGGGCTGACCGACGCCCTGCGCGAGGCGGTGCGCTCCGGCCGGCTGGCCTCCGGCACCCGGCTGCCCTCCTCCCGCGCGCTCGCCGCCGACCTGGGCATCGCCCGCAACACGGTCGCCGACGCCTACACCGACCTGGTCGCCGAGGGTTGGCTCACCGCCCGGCAGGGCTCGGGGACCAGGGTCGCCGACCGGAGGGTCGTCCCGCCGGCCGGCACGGCGCCCCACCCCCGCGAACGCACCCGCCCCGCCTACGACCTGCGCCCCGGCAGCCCGGACCTGGCCTCCTTCCCGCGCGCGCAGTGGCTCAAGGCCGCCCGCCGCGCCCTGACCGCCGCGCCCCACCACGCCCTCGACTACGGCGACCCCCGCGGCCGCCCCGAGCTGCGCGCCGCGCTCGCCGGCTACCTCTCCCGGGTCCGGGGCGTACGCGCCGACCCCGAACGGATCGTGATCTGCGCCGGGTCGGCGCACGGCCTGAAGCTGCTCGGCACGGCCCTGCGGGCGCGCGGGGCACGGACGGTCGCCGTCGAGTCGTACGGGCTCGATGTGCACTTCAGGCTCCTGGCCGCGTCCGGTCTGCACACGGTCCCGCTGCCCTTCGACCGGCTGGGCACCGACCCCGGCGCGTTGTCCGCCGCCGACGCGGTCCTCCTCACGCCCGCCCACCAGTTCCCCATGGGCGTCCCCCTGCACCGCGACCGCCGAGCGGCCGTCGTGGACTGGGCGCGCCGCACCGGCGGGCTGGTCCTGGAGGACGACTACGACGGCGAGTTCCGCTACGACCGTCAGCCCGTGGGCGCGCTCCAGGGCCTGGACCCCGACCGGGTGGTCTACCTGGGCACCGCGAGCAAGTCCCTGGCCCCCGGACTGCGGCTGGCCTGGATGGTGCTCCCGCCGGACCTCGCGAAGGAGACCGCGGCGGCCAAGGGCGGGGTCGACACCTGCGGGGTGCTGGACCAGCTGACCCTGGCCGAGTTCCTCACGTCCGGGGCCTACGACCGCCATGTCCGCGCGAGTCGCCTGCGCTACCGGCGCCGCCGGGACGCCCTGGTCGCCGCCGTCGCGGCCCGGGCCTGCCGAGCCCGGGTCACCGGCATCGCGGCCGGCCTGCACGTCCTGCTGCGGCTGCCGCCCGGCACCGAGCGGTCGGTGCTCCAGGCGGCCCACTGGCAGGGCCTGGCGGTCCACGGACTGACCCGCTACCGGCACGCCGCCTCGGTCGTGGAGCCGGCCGACGCCCTGGTCGTCGGCTACGGGACACCGCCGGACCACGCGTGGTCGGGGGCGCTGGACGCGCTGTGCGCGGTACTGCCCGGATAA
- a CDS encoding carboxymuconolactone decarboxylase family protein encodes MSESTSLSRVALKKTTPDVSAAMGSLHSAAVSAAQDAELEPELLELVRIRASQINGCAFCIDMHTRDARAQGETEQRVYALNAWRETPFFTERERAALALTEAVTLVHDGRVPDAVYAEAAEVFDEKQIAALIWSATVINAYNRIAIATRMAPKS; translated from the coding sequence ATGAGTGAAAGCACTTCCCTATCCCGCGTGGCCCTGAAGAAAACAACCCCCGACGTCTCCGCCGCGATGGGCTCCCTGCACAGCGCCGCCGTTTCCGCGGCCCAGGACGCCGAACTCGAACCGGAACTGCTGGAACTGGTCAGGATTCGCGCCTCGCAGATCAACGGCTGCGCGTTCTGCATCGACATGCACACCAGGGACGCCCGCGCCCAGGGCGAGACCGAGCAACGCGTCTATGCGCTGAACGCCTGGCGGGAGACGCCGTTCTTCACCGAACGCGAGCGCGCGGCACTGGCGTTGACCGAGGCGGTGACGCTCGTCCACGACGGTCGCGTCCCGGACGCGGTGTACGCCGAGGCGGCCGAGGTGTTCGACGAGAAACAGATCGCGGCGCTCATCTGGTCGGCCACCGTCATCAACGCGTACAACCGGATCGCGATAGCGACGCGTATGGCGCCGAAAAGCTGA
- a CDS encoding aminotransferase class IV has protein sequence MTRPAVAEGLWTWTPGRGLAPAPDQAAGGRLLAADSWLVREGRVRAPARHRERFARACGDCGGPERRRLDAFWQDVTALLPRTGEWFPRVELAAGSLELRLLLRPAPPLGTGVRLWAAGQSDPRTVPRRKGPDLDTLARVRRRAHGEGAEEAVLIAPSGTVLESATASVLWWEDDTLCLPPPRLPVLPGVTAGLVQERALRSGIRIAHRERTVAELDGREVWLTNALHGIRPVTAWIGRSMRVPPAERAGEWRNWLDSMMEPLPAD, from the coding sequence GTGACCAGACCGGCGGTGGCGGAAGGCCTGTGGACGTGGACGCCCGGCCGTGGCCTGGCCCCGGCCCCGGACCAGGCGGCCGGGGGGCGGCTGCTCGCCGCGGACTCGTGGCTGGTGCGCGAGGGCCGGGTGCGGGCCCCTGCCCGGCACCGGGAGCGGTTCGCGCGGGCCTGCGGGGACTGCGGCGGACCGGAGCGGCGCCGGCTCGACGCGTTCTGGCAGGACGTGACCGCCTTGCTGCCGCGCACGGGCGAGTGGTTCCCGCGGGTGGAACTCGCGGCGGGCTCCCTGGAGTTGCGGCTGCTGCTGCGGCCCGCTCCGCCGCTCGGCACGGGGGTGCGCCTGTGGGCGGCGGGCCAGTCCGATCCACGGACCGTACCCCGCCGCAAGGGCCCGGACCTGGACACCCTGGCCCGGGTGCGCCGCCGGGCCCACGGCGAGGGCGCGGAGGAGGCGGTGCTGATCGCGCCCTCGGGCACGGTGCTGGAGTCGGCCACCGCCAGCGTGCTGTGGTGGGAGGACGACACCCTGTGCCTGCCGCCACCCCGGTTGCCCGTCCTGCCGGGTGTGACGGCCGGGCTGGTCCAGGAGCGGGCGCTGCGGTCCGGGATCCGGATCGCGCACCGGGAGCGGACCGTGGCCGAGCTGGACGGCCGTGAGGTGTGGCTGACGAACGCGCTGCACGGGATCCGGCCCGTCACGGCCTGGATCGGGCGGTCGATGCGGGTGCCTCCGGCGGAACGGGCCGGGGAATGGCGGAATTGGCTGGACAGCATGATGGAGCCGCTGCCGGCCGACTGA
- a CDS encoding FAD-dependent monooxygenase produces the protein MTPVMVVGAGPVGLSAALALRAHGLPAVLLEAEPKDRERPGSRALFVHRETLGLLDAMRPGLAAEITSYGRTWHTRRTLYRGREVYSRTFPPPSGPPPFTSLRQTDTERFLRAACAEAGVEFVWGARVTGVRTTGTEVRLTGEDGRVWTGAFAIAADGARSTVRRELGIALEGTHGEGFHVVVDVADVPGAELPLERVFHYEHPGVGGRSVMRVPFTGGFQVDLQCRDDDRQEEFGTEEAVRRWLPSVVGDGYGERILWVSTYRFLRKVAASFTDPHRRVLLAGEAAHLFPPFGARGMNSGIADAAAAAEAIAAGTGEAVAGFADVRRAAALFNSAAAGAALDHLRPRRRTVRVRQRAAAALAPVLPWCGSWLEHAPYGPRHGAPAVAGRKY, from the coding sequence ATGACCCCGGTCATGGTCGTGGGCGCCGGTCCCGTAGGCCTGTCGGCTGCGCTCGCGCTGCGGGCGCACGGCCTGCCGGCCGTCCTCCTGGAGGCGGAGCCCAAGGACCGTGAACGGCCGGGCAGCCGGGCCCTGTTCGTGCACCGGGAGACCCTCGGCCTGCTGGACGCGATGCGGCCCGGCCTCGCCGCCGAGATCACCTCGTACGGGCGGACCTGGCACACCAGGCGCACCCTCTACCGGGGACGTGAGGTCTACTCCCGCACCTTCCCGCCCCCGTCCGGCCCGCCGCCCTTCACCAGCCTGCGCCAGACGGACACCGAACGGTTCCTGCGGGCGGCCTGTGCGGAGGCCGGGGTGGAGTTCGTGTGGGGCGCGCGCGTGACGGGCGTGCGCACCACCGGTACGGAGGTCCGGCTGACGGGTGAGGACGGGCGGGTGTGGACCGGCGCGTTCGCGATCGCCGCCGACGGGGCCCGCTCCACGGTCCGGCGCGAGCTGGGCATCGCCCTGGAGGGCACGCACGGCGAGGGCTTCCACGTCGTCGTGGACGTCGCCGACGTGCCGGGCGCCGAGCTGCCGCTGGAGCGGGTCTTCCACTACGAGCATCCCGGGGTGGGCGGGCGCAGTGTGATGCGGGTGCCGTTCACCGGGGGCTTCCAGGTCGACCTCCAGTGCCGGGACGACGACCGGCAGGAGGAGTTCGGCACCGAGGAGGCCGTACGGCGCTGGCTGCCCTCGGTCGTCGGGGACGGCTACGGCGAGCGGATCCTGTGGGTGTCGACGTACCGCTTCCTGCGTAAGGTGGCGGCCTCGTTCACCGATCCGCACCGGCGGGTGCTGCTGGCAGGCGAGGCGGCGCATCTGTTTCCGCCGTTCGGGGCGCGCGGGATGAACAGCGGGATCGCGGACGCGGCGGCCGCCGCCGAGGCGATCGCCGCGGGGACCGGCGAGGCGGTCGCCGGGTTCGCCGACGTGCGGCGGGCGGCGGCCCTGTTCAACAGTGCCGCCGCCGGTGCCGCCCTGGACCATCTGCGGCCGCGCCGCCGGACCGTCCGCGTCAGGCAGCGGGCCGCGGCGGCACTGGCGCCGGTGCTGCCGTGGTGCGGGTCGTGGTTGGAGCACGCGCCGTACGGACCCCGGCACGGGGCACCGGCCGTCGCGGGACGCAAGTACTGA
- a CDS encoding class I adenylate-forming enzyme family protein produces the protein MRQSLLADRGFYLGPVFRRAADRHGAVFVTLDRPLDVAPSLGVDLSYTVLADLVEDLSGRLWDAGVRPSEQVVVHKADNVDIMLLTCAVARIGAVPVLLSPALAPAVAGQLLERLRRPWLVTDSATLDGLRELPLSGLVRRTLCVDDTAGAESLAKYAGAEPPPPVRLHPREPALITHSSGTTGVPKLAVHCAHTMWNRLVPQQALGWPTRGEPAALHMSFVHSRFYHLLGVLLHFGSPLVLITDPDPAAVGPLLVRHRPGIVETHPNTFVLWEELADAPGAPLSRVRAYGSTFDAIHPRTVRRLLGASRRRTPWLVQLYGQSETGPVAFQVVTRRSAARADGRRVGFGIPGFTRVRVTDAGGGRVPPGTRGRIEARTRGRILTYLGMPERYDRQLTDGWWEMGDMGYRSRLGALYLIDREVDQIDAVHSNLEVEDTLMSRLEELREVVIVPGADREPVPVVCVRGERPLDPERWRRATAGLPAMAEPRQWRFEDLPMTATWKVKRVEIARMLTEGVRA, from the coding sequence ATGCGACAGTCTCTGCTCGCCGACCGCGGCTTCTATCTGGGACCGGTCTTCCGGCGTGCGGCCGACCGGCACGGTGCCGTCTTCGTCACCCTGGACCGGCCGCTGGACGTGGCCCCCTCCCTCGGGGTCGACCTGAGCTACACCGTGCTGGCCGACCTGGTCGAGGACCTGTCCGGCCGACTGTGGGACGCCGGGGTGCGGCCCTCGGAGCAGGTCGTCGTGCACAAGGCGGACAACGTCGACATCATGCTGCTGACCTGCGCCGTCGCGCGTATCGGCGCCGTGCCGGTGCTGCTGTCGCCCGCGCTGGCCCCCGCCGTGGCCGGGCAGCTGCTCGAACGGCTGCGCCGGCCCTGGCTGGTCACCGACAGCGCCACCCTGGACGGCCTGCGGGAGCTGCCCCTGTCCGGGCTCGTGCGGCGGACGCTCTGCGTGGACGACACGGCCGGGGCGGAGTCCCTGGCGAAGTACGCCGGCGCCGAGCCGCCCCCGCCGGTCCGGCTGCATCCGCGCGAACCCGCCCTGATCACGCACAGTTCGGGCACCACCGGCGTCCCCAAACTGGCCGTGCACTGCGCGCACACCATGTGGAACCGGCTGGTGCCGCAGCAGGCGCTGGGCTGGCCCACGCGGGGCGAGCCGGCGGCGCTGCACATGTCGTTCGTGCACTCGCGCTTCTACCATCTGCTCGGCGTCCTGCTGCACTTCGGCAGCCCGCTGGTGCTGATCACCGACCCGGATCCGGCGGCGGTGGGCCCGCTGCTGGTCCGGCACCGGCCCGGCATCGTGGAGACGCACCCCAACACGTTCGTGCTGTGGGAGGAGCTGGCCGACGCGCCCGGTGCCCCGCTGTCCCGGGTGCGGGCGTACGGCTCCACGTTCGACGCGATCCATCCGCGCACCGTACGGCGGCTGCTGGGCGCCTCACGGCGCCGCACGCCCTGGCTGGTCCAGCTGTACGGGCAGAGCGAGACGGGTCCGGTGGCGTTCCAGGTGGTGACCCGGCGCAGCGCGGCCCGCGCGGACGGCCGCCGGGTCGGGTTCGGCATACCGGGCTTCACCCGGGTCCGGGTCACCGACGCCGGGGGCGGGCGGGTCCCGCCCGGCACCCGGGGCCGGATCGAGGCCCGCACCCGGGGCCGGATCCTCACCTACCTCGGCATGCCGGAGCGCTACGACCGTCAGCTCACCGACGGCTGGTGGGAGATGGGCGACATGGGCTACCGGAGCCGTCTGGGCGCCCTGTACCTGATCGACCGGGAAGTCGACCAGATCGACGCCGTGCACAGCAATCTGGAGGTCGAGGACACGCTGATGTCCCGGCTGGAGGAGCTGCGCGAGGTCGTCATCGTGCCGGGCGCGGACCGCGAGCCGGTACCGGTGGTGTGCGTACGCGGCGAGCGGCCCCTGGACCCGGAGCGCTGGCGGCGGGCCACGGCGGGGCTGCCGGCAATGGCCGAGCCGCGGCAGTGGCGGTTCGAGGACCTGCCGATGACCGCGACATGGAAGGTGAAGCGGGTGGAGATCGCCCGGATGCTCACCGAAGGCGTCCGGGCATGA
- a CDS encoding AMP-binding protein: MTSPQAVLHPAEAEAPGNLAAQLAELAERRGWGGRTAFHQGHRAWTHGEVHGLAARAATVLAGQGVRPGDRVLLALPDSLAWVTAFLATARLGAVAVLVNPELPAADHAFLAEDTGAVLCVTGPGLEERFAGRARLGADQLMALAPAASPAPAHQVDAHTPLYVQYTSGTTGRPKGVVHTHGDPRTYHDLVGRRVLRITAEDVTLSVSKLFFAYGFGNAFVFPLFSGSSAVLVDRRPTPATIDELVARHRVTLLYSVPSAYAALVAERGHGHEGCFASVRAAVSAGEGLPEGLARQVTALLGAPVLEQIGSTEAGHAFCANGFAHNHPGTVGRPVPGFEVELRDRDGHPVPDGEEGEMWVRGPTVTPGYLNRPEETARALAGGWLATRDRACREPDGSYRHLGRADDMEMVGGITVSPLEVEAVLRGHPGVREVAVAAVPDGRGASRLRAFVVPASPVRDGLADELIGLARESLAAFKVPRGVSFVPSLPRTATGKLRRHLVRRGAW; the protein is encoded by the coding sequence ATGACCAGTCCGCAGGCCGTGCTGCACCCCGCCGAGGCCGAGGCGCCCGGGAACCTCGCGGCCCAGCTCGCGGAGCTCGCCGAGCGGCGTGGGTGGGGCGGGCGGACCGCCTTCCACCAGGGGCACCGGGCCTGGACCCACGGCGAGGTGCACGGCCTCGCGGCCCGGGCCGCCACCGTGCTCGCCGGGCAGGGCGTGCGCCCCGGGGACCGTGTGCTGCTGGCGCTGCCCGACTCCCTCGCCTGGGTGACGGCGTTCCTCGCCACCGCCCGTCTCGGCGCCGTCGCGGTCCTGGTCAACCCCGAACTCCCCGCGGCCGACCACGCGTTCCTGGCCGAGGACACCGGGGCCGTGCTCTGTGTGACGGGGCCGGGCCTGGAGGAGCGGTTCGCCGGCCGGGCCCGCCTGGGTGCCGACCAGCTCATGGCGCTCGCCCCCGCCGCCTCGCCCGCGCCCGCCCACCAGGTCGACGCGCACACCCCGCTCTACGTCCAGTACACCTCCGGCACCACGGGCCGCCCCAAGGGCGTCGTGCACACGCACGGCGATCCACGGACGTACCACGACCTCGTCGGCCGGCGGGTGCTGCGGATCACGGCGGAGGACGTCACCCTGTCGGTGTCGAAGCTGTTCTTCGCCTACGGCTTCGGCAACGCCTTCGTCTTCCCGCTCTTCTCCGGCTCGTCCGCGGTGCTGGTGGACCGGCGTCCCACCCCGGCGACCATCGACGAACTCGTCGCCCGGCACCGGGTGACGCTGCTGTACTCCGTGCCGTCCGCGTACGCCGCGCTGGTCGCCGAGCGGGGCCACGGGCACGAGGGCTGCTTCGCCTCGGTGCGGGCCGCGGTGTCGGCCGGCGAGGGGCTGCCGGAGGGGCTCGCACGGCAGGTGACCGCGTTGCTCGGCGCGCCCGTGCTGGAGCAGATCGGCTCCACGGAGGCCGGCCACGCGTTCTGCGCCAACGGTTTCGCCCACAACCACCCGGGCACGGTCGGCCGTCCCGTGCCCGGCTTCGAGGTGGAGCTGCGGGACCGTGACGGCCACCCGGTGCCGGACGGCGAGGAGGGCGAGATGTGGGTGCGCGGGCCGACGGTGACGCCCGGCTATCTGAACCGGCCCGAGGAGACCGCCCGGGCCCTGGCCGGCGGCTGGCTGGCCACCCGCGACCGGGCGTGCCGCGAACCGGACGGTTCCTACCGGCATCTGGGCCGGGCCGACGACATGGAGATGGTCGGCGGCATCACCGTCTCCCCGCTGGAGGTGGAGGCCGTGCTGCGCGGCCATCCGGGGGTGCGGGAGGTGGCCGTCGCGGCCGTGCCCGACGGGCGGGGCGCGAGCCGGCTGCGGGCCTTCGTGGTCCCCGCGTCGCCGGTGCGGGACGGCCTGGCGGACGAGCTCATCGGCCTGGCGCGGGAGAGCCTCGCCGCGTTCAAGGTCCCCCGCGGCGTCAGCTTCGTCCCGTCGCTGCCGCGCACGGCGACCGGGAAGCTCCGCCGCCATCTGGTGCGCCGGGGCGCCTGGTGA
- the pabB gene encoding aminodeoxychorismate synthase component I, producing the protein MKTLLIDNYDSYTYNLFQLIAEVNGEEPVVVRNDAAVDGVPDLREFDNLVVSPGPGHPAHARDFGIAARLVATSPVPVLGVCLGHQGIALGERAVVGPAPEPRHGHLSTIRHDERDLFQGLPQNFTAVRYHSLSVREPLPEMLEATAWAEDGVLMGLRHRNRPLWGVQFHPESVLTEFGHRMLVNFRNLTAKRAGKLRAKNTAVPSHESPARRRVVVPECEAEVSRSPAADRRPAAAPWGAVLPSGGAAWAGGAVSSGEVVPSGEVVPSDGVVPSDGDVPSDGDVPSIAAGPTAGARPSADDGMSPGAGPSAGAGWSGPAGPAADADMPGQAAPPAGHKPLAEADLPITRTRSDAVSPPTATIPRPRRPERVGYRLHSRRIVGAVDAEAAFARMYAGSSRAFWLDSSLVEPGRSRFSFFGDDRGPLAEFVRYDVGSGRCEIERAGRPVRKVAASVFDYLKRQLTSRRVDATGLPFDFTGGYVGYFGYEVKADCGSPNRHRSPVPDAAWLFADRVIAVDHQEGFTYAVCLAEDTPQAAREAADWLQSALADLTCVATERPPLPVPTGPADPGAAEPWLVRDRATYLADIEACKRELRAGTSYEICLTNAARLPAPTDAFEFYRTLRRDNPAPYAAFLRFGELEVAGSSPERFLRIGRDGTAEARPIKGTAPRGDGPEEDARLRDALASDDKTRAENLMIVDLLRNDLGRVCRTGSVRVSKLMATETYATVHQLVSTVEGRLRADTDAVDCVRACFPGGSMTGAPKLRTLEIIDSLESEARGVYSGALGYFGCGGGADLSIVIRTAVFADGQMHLGAGGAIVLGSDPDAEYEEMLLKTAAPMRALHQHTADRIRRQAPPGDRAGAAEEARR; encoded by the coding sequence GTGAAGACCCTGCTCATCGACAATTACGACTCGTACACGTACAACCTGTTCCAGCTGATCGCCGAGGTCAACGGCGAGGAGCCGGTGGTCGTCCGCAACGACGCCGCCGTCGACGGGGTTCCGGATCTCAGGGAGTTCGACAACCTGGTGGTCTCCCCGGGCCCCGGGCACCCGGCGCACGCGCGCGACTTCGGCATCGCGGCCAGGCTGGTCGCGACCTCCCCGGTTCCCGTGCTCGGCGTGTGTCTCGGCCATCAGGGCATCGCGCTCGGGGAGCGCGCGGTGGTGGGGCCCGCTCCGGAGCCGCGGCACGGGCACCTGTCCACGATCCGGCATGACGAACGCGACCTGTTCCAGGGCCTGCCGCAGAACTTCACCGCCGTCCGCTACCACTCGCTGTCCGTGCGCGAGCCGCTGCCGGAGATGCTGGAGGCCACGGCCTGGGCGGAGGACGGCGTCCTGATGGGCCTGCGGCACCGCAACCGGCCGCTGTGGGGCGTGCAGTTCCACCCCGAGTCCGTCCTCACGGAGTTCGGCCACCGCATGCTCGTGAACTTCCGCAACCTGACCGCGAAGCGGGCCGGCAAGCTGCGGGCGAAGAACACGGCGGTGCCGTCGCACGAGTCACCGGCCCGGCGCCGCGTGGTGGTACCGGAGTGCGAGGCGGAGGTCTCCCGGTCACCGGCAGCGGACCGTCGGCCCGCGGCCGCGCCCTGGGGAGCGGTGCTGCCGTCGGGCGGGGCGGCCTGGGCCGGCGGGGCCGTGTCGTCGGGCGAGGTTGTGCCGTCGGGCGAGGTTGTGCCGTCGGACGGGGTTGTGCCGTCGGACGGGGATGTGCCGTCGGACGGGGATGTGCCCTCGATCGCGGCCGGTCCAACCGCCGGGGCCCGTCCGTCCGCCGACGACGGGATGTCCCCCGGGGCGGGCCCGTCCGCAGGGGCCGGTTGGTCCGGCCCGGCCGGTCCGGCCGCCGACGCCGACATGCCCGGCCAGGCCGCGCCGCCCGCAGGGCACAAGCCGCTCGCCGAGGCCGACCTGCCCATCACCCGCACCCGATCCGACGCGGTCTCCCCGCCCACCGCCACCATCCCCCGCCCCCGTCGCCCCGAGCGCGTCGGGTACCGGCTGCACAGTCGGCGGATCGTCGGGGCGGTGGATGCCGAGGCTGCCTTTGCGCGGATGTACGCGGGGTCCTCGCGGGCGTTCTGGCTGGACAGTTCGCTGGTGGAGCCGGGGCGGTCGCGGTTTTCGTTCTTCGGGGACGACAGGGGTCCGCTCGCGGAGTTCGTGCGGTACGACGTCGGCAGCGGGCGTTGCGAGATCGAGCGGGCGGGGCGGCCGGTGCGGAAGGTCGCGGCCAGTGTCTTCGACTATCTCAAGCGGCAGTTGACCAGCCGCCGGGTGGACGCGACCGGGCTGCCGTTCGACTTCACCGGGGGCTACGTCGGCTACTTCGGCTATGAGGTGAAGGCGGACTGCGGGTCGCCCAACCGTCACCGCTCCCCGGTCCCGGACGCCGCCTGGCTGTTCGCCGACCGGGTGATCGCGGTGGACCACCAGGAGGGCTTCACGTACGCCGTCTGCCTGGCGGAGGACACCCCGCAGGCGGCGCGGGAGGCCGCCGACTGGCTTCAGAGCGCGCTGGCCGACCTCACCTGCGTGGCGACGGAGCGGCCGCCCCTGCCCGTGCCGACGGGTCCGGCGGACCCCGGCGCCGCCGAGCCGTGGCTGGTGCGCGACCGGGCGACGTATCTCGCGGACATCGAGGCGTGCAAGCGGGAGTTGCGGGCGGGCACCAGTTACGAGATCTGCCTGACCAACGCCGCTCGGTTACCCGCACCGACCGACGCGTTCGAGTTCTACCGGACGCTGCGGCGCGACAACCCGGCCCCGTACGCGGCGTTCCTGAGGTTCGGGGAGCTGGAGGTGGCCGGGTCCTCGCCCGAGCGGTTCCTGCGGATCGGGCGGGACGGCACCGCCGAGGCCAGGCCCATCAAGGGGACCGCGCCCAGGGGCGACGGGCCGGAGGAGGACGCCCGGCTGCGGGACGCGCTGGCGTCGGACGACAAGACGCGGGCCGAGAACCTGATGATCGTCGATCTGCTCCGCAACGACCTGGGGCGGGTGTGCCGGACGGGGTCGGTGCGGGTCTCCAAGCTCATGGCCACGGAGACGTACGCCACCGTGCACCAGCTCGTGTCGACCGTGGAGGGCAGGCTGCGGGCGGACACGGACGCGGTGGACTGTGTCCGGGCCTGTTTTCCCGGCGGGTCGATGACCGGCGCGCCGAAGCTGCGCACGCTGGAGATCATCGACTCGCTGGAGTCCGAGGCGCGGGGCGTGTACTCCGGCGCCCTCGGTTACTTCGGGTGCGGCGGCGGTGCGGATCTCAGCATCGTCATCCGTACCGCGGTGTTCGCCGACGGCCAGATGCACCTGGGGGCGGGCGGAGCGATCGTCCTCGGCTCCGATCCGGACGCGGAGTACGAGGAGATGCTGCTGAAGACGGCGGCCCCGATGCGGGCCCTGCACCAGCACACGGCCGACCGGATCCGGCGGCAGGCCCCGCCGGGGGACCGGGCCGGGGCGGCCGAGGAGGCGCGGCGATGA